ACTTATGCGTTCTATGTCTATCTTCTCGATGGCATTTCTGACGGCCTCGGTAAGGGTGGCTACAATTATGTCGCCTGCTTGCGTAGACACTAAAAATTTCTTTGAAATTTTTGGGGAATTTTGAACTTGAAAATAATAAAAAATGAAAAAAATGAAAAATAAAACTATAAAAATAATAAGTATATTGTCTCTTGTTATGATAATTTTTTCTTTATCAACTTTTGCATATTATACAAATATAAGTAAATTTTTTGTTGAACAGCAAAATGTTTATGTTGATGGAGAAGGCCAACACAGATTAGCAGAAGATTTTATTGAAGATGGGGTGTGGGAGTGGTACAATGCTAGATACTGTGACTGGACTTTGTTGGGATAAAGATTTAGATGCGGGTGCAATTGATTCTGGAATTAAGAAATGGGCATTAAATTCTGCTTATCCTGAACCTGTTTGGACTGGAACAACTTATAATTTGGGAGTTCAAGTTGCAACAGATTATCTTGCATTTAAAGTATGTGATGATTTAACAACAGGAGGAAATAGTGATTGGAGAATGCCAACAAGAGCAGAATTATTAACTTTAATTGATGAAATTGGCTCTATTGGTACTACATGTACTACTTTAAGTGGTTTCGGGTTTTTATATTGTCAGAATAATTGGTATTGGTCTTCAAATCAAAGAGGAAGTTCCACGACTATTGCGTTCCGTGTCAGTCTTGGAAGTGGCAGTTCCTACGGCGGCGGTAAGACTGACAGCTATTATGTCGCGTGTTTGCGTAGAAACTGAAAATTTCAAAGAAATTTTAGGGGAATTTTGAACTTGTTCAAAATTAACTGAACTTGGTAATTTGATGCTTTGGTTATTTATTCCTTAGAATACCCCACCTTCAGTCACTCATAAATTCGTTCGGTGCACTTTGAACTAGTTCAAAGAGTTTTAAGGTGGGGATGAATCATAAATTTATGAAATTTATGGTCATTGTTTAACATTGTGAAACAATAAAATGAATATTCTAAAGAATGACTAAAATTTTGTGTAAGTGTAATCTCACAAAAGCTTAGAAATCAAAGATTTCTTGAATCCATCTTGAAAATCTCTGCAATACTCCATCATTTATGGTGGAGATAAGAGATTTTAGGATTTTTATTTTATT
The nucleotide sequence above comes from Candidatus Woesearchaeota archaeon. Encoded proteins:
- a CDS encoding DUF1566 domain-containing protein, with the protein product MLDTVTGLCWDKDLDAGAIDSGIKKWALNSAYPEPVWTGTTYNLGVQVATDYLAFKVCDDLTTGGNSDWRMPTRAELLTLIDEIGSIGTTCTTLSGFGFLYCQNNWYWSSNQRGSSTTIAFRVSLGSGSSYGGGKTDSYYVACLRRN